In Fibrobacter sp. UWB15, one genomic interval encodes:
- a CDS encoding right-handed parallel beta-helix repeat-containing protein has product MKMKRVLCAAVIALAAAETFGATYYVAPDGKNTNKGTKDSPFATLNKANSVVNAGDTVWIRGGTYLHTDTSYVKNDNMFAGIHLTKSGSSDNKRIHYLAYPGEKPVIDFSKMPIADGSNNVRYTSGILIQAQYLHLKGLEVKNVPMKGESNVGVYVSRSKHIFLELIDSHHNGGSGFFVNEKGSGSGGGHLFLNCDSHDNYDPNGRQGDGQNADGFGVHYQQGGDTTKFIGCRAWWNSDDGWDFISQEFPVVIENSWAMGHGYSNYGTGKPKDGNGNGFKAGSSKTGVRHTIRNCVAWKNKASGFYANHSSGGNDWFNNTAYMNGTAFNMWASTWDANDNRTDGVVLKGSKAHVMKNNIAFPNKTAYIGGEYAAGEYNTWNLNITPKESDFVSVSDPSMTVTGKELGPLGGAFGPRQADGSLPDIDFLKLAKNSQMIDKGVNVGLKYEGKAPDLGAYEYGYVSPVIVPVDTTPKDTAVTPIVVPVDTSAAPVDSTADSTEISAGDSTTFVRPLPQRRQNMQQPGRLFYVNGRSVNALRAGNRKAVQPTFAK; this is encoded by the coding sequence ATGAAAATGAAGCGCGTGTTGTGTGCGGCCGTGATTGCCTTGGCTGCTGCGGAAACTTTCGGGGCGACCTACTACGTGGCCCCCGATGGCAAGAATACGAACAAGGGAACGAAGGATAGCCCGTTTGCAACCCTCAACAAGGCGAATTCCGTGGTGAACGCGGGCGATACCGTCTGGATTCGCGGCGGCACCTACTTGCATACGGATACGTCGTATGTGAAAAACGACAACATGTTCGCGGGCATTCACCTGACCAAGAGCGGTTCAAGTGACAACAAGCGAATTCATTACCTCGCGTACCCAGGCGAAAAGCCGGTCATCGACTTTAGCAAAATGCCGATTGCCGACGGTTCGAACAACGTAAGGTACACTTCGGGTATCCTTATCCAGGCGCAGTACCTGCACCTGAAGGGGCTCGAAGTCAAGAACGTTCCTATGAAGGGCGAATCGAATGTGGGCGTGTACGTGTCCCGCAGCAAGCATATCTTCTTGGAGTTGATCGATAGCCACCACAACGGCGGCTCGGGATTCTTCGTAAACGAGAAGGGCTCGGGAAGCGGCGGCGGACATTTGTTCTTGAACTGCGACAGCCACGACAACTACGACCCTAACGGACGCCAGGGCGACGGCCAGAATGCCGACGGCTTTGGCGTGCACTACCAGCAGGGTGGCGATACGACGAAGTTCATCGGTTGTCGTGCCTGGTGGAACAGCGACGACGGCTGGGATTTTATTAGCCAGGAGTTCCCGGTGGTTATCGAGAACAGCTGGGCAATGGGCCACGGCTACAGCAACTACGGGACCGGCAAGCCGAAGGACGGAAACGGCAACGGTTTCAAGGCGGGGAGCAGCAAGACGGGTGTGCGCCACACCATCCGCAACTGCGTCGCCTGGAAAAACAAGGCATCGGGCTTTTACGCAAACCACAGCAGCGGCGGTAACGACTGGTTCAACAATACGGCCTATATGAACGGTACTGCGTTCAACATGTGGGCGAGCACCTGGGATGCAAATGACAACCGCACCGACGGTGTCGTGCTCAAGGGGAGCAAGGCTCACGTGATGAAAAACAATATCGCCTTCCCGAACAAGACGGCCTACATTGGCGGCGAATATGCGGCGGGTGAATACAATACCTGGAACCTGAACATCACCCCGAAGGAATCGGATTTCGTGAGTGTGTCGGACCCGAGCATGACCGTGACGGGCAAGGAACTCGGACCTCTCGGTGGTGCGTTCGGCCCGCGCCAGGCCGACGGTAGCCTTCCGGATATTGACTTCCTGAAGCTCGCGAAAAATAGCCAGATGATTGACAAGGGCGTGAATGTGGGGCTCAAGTACGAGGGCAAGGCTCCGGATTTGGGTGCGTACGAATACGGCTATGTGTCGCCTGTTATAGTGCCGGTCGATACCACGCCGAAGGATACCGCTGTAACGCCGATTGTCGTTCCGGTCGATACGTCGGCTGCGCCGGTCGATTCGACTGCGGATTCTACGGAAATTTCTGCGGGTGATTCGACGACGTTTGTGCGCCCGCTTCCGCAACGTAGGCAGAATATGCAGCAGCCGGGCCGCCTGTTCTACGTGAACGGCCGCTCGGTGAATGCGCTACGTGCAGGTAACCGCAAGGCAGTGCAGCCCACATTCGCAAAGTAG
- a CDS encoding glycoside hydrolase family 43 protein — MHKISSIALLLAATCFAANPLTTKFYSADAAALVHNDSLFIFAGHDEQGAQGNNNKFFLMNDWHVLVTDDMENYHDYGAVLSWRTFKWASGNAFAGHCEYRNGKFYWYVAVHHATVVRDEGFAIGVAVADHPSGPWKDAIGKALVTDDTPNDVALNIDPAIFYDGNDIWMYWGSWNAGRRVKLKENMIELASTPEDIKIRDFFEAPWMHKYRGNYYFSYASGYPSTTNYSMATSLNGPWTQKGVLNDKLDNSETNHQAIFKYLGHWYFMYHGANAPGGWTYRRSVNIDYLYYDENANIQKIKRTTTGVDKVNNALVENGTYRLTVSHSALSLVEESGIVVQRPESERDANQFWTVERSAKNARHYTLKNYGTGRYYCPPKTLLDTVKTSATACEIRIENASAAKGYYLYGDYDSDFVGDVLNVSKDAGMPVITWVRTGADNQKVKLAKATPPAIEPESSSSIKESSSSEVAPESSSSGTTAIAPRAARQGMQVLARKGYRDLKGRSFDSRIPYRVMF, encoded by the coding sequence ATGCATAAAATTTCTTCAATTGCTCTGCTTCTAGCTGCGACCTGTTTTGCGGCAAACCCCCTCACTACAAAATTCTACTCTGCCGATGCCGCGGCGCTCGTGCACAACGACAGCTTGTTTATTTTTGCGGGCCACGACGAGCAGGGTGCTCAGGGGAATAACAACAAGTTCTTCTTGATGAACGACTGGCACGTGCTGGTGACCGACGACATGGAAAACTACCATGACTACGGTGCGGTACTTTCGTGGCGGACCTTCAAGTGGGCAAGCGGCAACGCCTTTGCGGGCCACTGCGAATACCGTAACGGCAAGTTCTATTGGTACGTGGCGGTGCATCATGCGACTGTCGTGCGTGATGAAGGCTTCGCGATTGGCGTCGCGGTGGCCGATCACCCCTCGGGCCCGTGGAAAGATGCCATTGGCAAGGCGCTCGTGACCGACGATACCCCGAACGATGTCGCGCTGAATATCGACCCCGCAATTTTCTACGATGGGAACGATATCTGGATGTATTGGGGCTCGTGGAACGCGGGCCGTCGCGTGAAACTCAAGGAAAACATGATTGAGCTCGCGAGTACGCCCGAGGACATCAAGATAAGGGACTTTTTCGAAGCTCCCTGGATGCACAAATACCGCGGCAACTACTACTTCAGTTACGCCTCGGGCTACCCGTCTACGACAAACTACTCCATGGCCACGAGCCTGAATGGCCCGTGGACGCAGAAGGGGGTGCTGAACGACAAGCTCGACAATTCCGAGACGAACCACCAGGCGATTTTCAAGTATCTCGGTCACTGGTACTTTATGTATCATGGTGCGAACGCTCCGGGCGGCTGGACTTACCGCCGTTCTGTGAATATCGACTACCTGTATTATGACGAGAATGCGAATATCCAGAAAATCAAGCGTACCACCACGGGTGTAGACAAAGTAAATAACGCACTCGTGGAAAACGGCACGTACCGCCTGACCGTTTCGCACAGCGCGCTTTCGCTGGTCGAAGAGAGCGGAATCGTGGTGCAGCGCCCCGAAAGCGAAAGGGATGCGAATCAGTTCTGGACCGTGGAACGCAGCGCGAAAAATGCCCGCCATTACACGCTCAAGAATTACGGTACCGGCCGCTACTATTGCCCGCCCAAGACGCTGCTCGATACCGTCAAGACGTCGGCGACTGCCTGCGAAATCCGCATCGAGAATGCCTCTGCCGCGAAGGGCTACTACCTGTATGGCGATTACGACAGCGACTTTGTGGGCGACGTGCTGAATGTCTCGAAGGACGCGGGCATGCCTGTGATTACCTGGGTGCGCACCGGTGCGGACAACCAGAAGGTGAAACTCGCGAAGGCGACCCCGCCGGCCATTGAACCGGAATCGTCTTCTAGCATCAAGGAATCTTCCAGCAGCGAAGTCGCGCCCGAAAGTTCCAGCAGTGGAACTACCGCGATTGCTCCGCGCGCAGCTCGCCAGGGAATGCAGGTGCTTGCTCGCAAGGGTTACCGTGACCTCAAGGGCCGCAGTTTTGACAGCCGGATTCCGTATCGGGTGATGTTCTAG
- a CDS encoding DNA cytosine methyltransferase — protein MPKNNNKARRFTSIELFAGAGGLAIGLDKAGFDHIGLVEFNKAAAETLKINRPDWNVLCEDVAKVAQRNLTKEFKIKSGELDLLSGGAPCQSFSYAGKRLGLEDVRGTMFYHYATFLHKLQPKMFLFENVKGLLSHDGGKTYQTILNIFEDEGYETYHQVLNAWDYNNPQKRERLITIGVRKDLVSKVKFEFPKPHKYKPVLKDVKLDVNPDKDHCARYSEAKEKVFALVPPGGYWRDIDPEIAKTYMKTCWDMEGGRTGILRRISLDEPSLAVLTNPGMKQTDRCHPLEVRPFSVRENARFQSFPEKWKFAGKLAEQYKQVGNAVPVNLAKDIGEQIAKVLKEV, from the coding sequence GTGCCGAAGAATAACAATAAAGCAAGACGATTTACATCAATCGAATTGTTTGCTGGTGCTGGAGGACTTGCGATTGGTCTAGACAAGGCTGGTTTTGATCATATCGGTTTAGTCGAATTTAATAAAGCAGCCGCCGAAACGCTCAAAATCAATCGACCCGATTGGAATGTTTTATGTGAAGATGTTGCCAAAGTTGCACAGCGCAATTTAACTAAAGAATTTAAAATAAAGTCCGGCGAACTTGATTTGCTCTCTGGCGGAGCTCCATGCCAAAGTTTTAGTTATGCAGGAAAAAGACTTGGGCTTGAAGATGTTCGTGGAACAATGTTCTATCACTATGCAACTTTTTTGCACAAACTCCAACCAAAGATGTTCCTTTTTGAAAATGTAAAAGGATTGCTTTCTCACGATGGAGGCAAAACATATCAGACCATCTTGAACATTTTTGAAGATGAAGGATATGAAACATATCATCAAGTATTGAATGCATGGGATTATAACAATCCACAGAAGAGAGAACGACTGATAACCATTGGCGTTCGCAAAGATTTAGTTTCCAAAGTAAAATTCGAATTTCCGAAACCGCATAAGTATAAACCAGTTCTAAAAGATGTGAAACTGGATGTCAATCCTGACAAGGATCACTGCGCTCGATATTCCGAAGCGAAAGAAAAAGTTTTCGCTCTTGTCCCTCCAGGCGGATATTGGAGAGATATAGATCCAGAAATTGCCAAAACATATATGAAAACATGTTGGGATATGGAAGGCGGTCGTACGGGCATTCTGAGAAGAATAAGCCTTGATGAACCATCACTAGCTGTTTTAACCAATCCGGGAATGAAACAGACCGATAGATGCCATCCCTTGGAGGTTCGTCCATTTAGTGTTCGCGAAAATGCACGGTTTCAGTCTTTTCCAGAGAAATGGAAATTTGCAGGAAAATTGGCTGAACAATATAAGCAGGTCGGCAATGCAGTTCCAGTCAACTTGGCAAAAGATATTGGTGAGCAAATTGCAAAAGTGTTAAAAGAGGTCTAA
- a CDS encoding ORF6N domain-containing protein, with amino-acid sequence MARRKTEKTDNLAPNPLMELDVEKMIRVVRGKQVLLDRDIATLYGVETRAINQAVKRNIERFPDRYCFQLEKSELDNLKSQNVISSWGGDRFKPYVFTEQGFAMLSSVLKSKVAVNVSIAIMDAFVAMRQYLYQNGGIVNRLSNVEAKDLEQDARLLDHDHKIDSLFEAMDRGELKTKGLFYNNQEFDAYVFVCNLIRQAKKRIVLIDRYVNEKTLTMMLKREKGVSVTIYTYDKSKVLELDLATYNEQYPDSPMHVLPSYGMHDRFLFIDDTAYHFGASLKDLGKNTFFFTQEDFTLDEVLKESQRIQAEKES; translated from the coding sequence ATGGCTAGAAGAAAGACCGAAAAAACGGATAATCTCGCACCTAACCCGCTTATGGAGTTGGATGTAGAAAAGATGATTCGGGTTGTTCGTGGCAAGCAGGTGCTGTTGGACCGCGATATTGCAACATTATACGGTGTTGAAACTAGGGCGATAAATCAGGCCGTCAAGCGAAATATAGAACGTTTCCCCGACAGATATTGTTTCCAATTGGAAAAAAGTGAATTAGACAACTTGAAATCACAAAATGTGATTTCAAGTTGGGGCGGAGACAGGTTTAAGCCCTATGTTTTTACGGAACAGGGCTTTGCCATGCTTTCATCCGTCCTGAAAAGCAAGGTTGCCGTGAATGTATCCATCGCAATCATGGATGCGTTTGTCGCCATGCGGCAGTATTTATATCAAAATGGCGGAATCGTCAATCGTCTTTCTAATGTCGAAGCAAAAGATTTGGAACAAGACGCCCGTCTTTTAGATCATGATCATAAAATCGACTCACTTTTCGAGGCGATGGACCGTGGCGAGCTCAAAACCAAGGGTTTATTTTACAACAACCAGGAGTTCGATGCCTATGTATTTGTCTGCAACCTGATTCGCCAAGCCAAAAAGAGAATTGTGCTGATCGATAGATATGTAAACGAGAAAACCTTGACGATGATGCTCAAGCGGGAAAAAGGCGTTTCCGTGACTATTTATACCTATGACAAGAGCAAGGTTCTCGAGTTAGACCTGGCAACTTACAACGAGCAATATCCCGATAGCCCGATGCACGTTCTGCCTAGTTACGGAATGCACGACCGATTCTTGTTCATAGACGATACGGCCTACCACTTCGGGGCTTCGCTCAAGGATTTGGGCAAGAATACCTTCTTCTTTACGCAAGAAGATTTCACGTTGGACGAAGTGTTGAAGGAATCGCAGAGGATTCAGGCAGAAAAAGAAAGCTAG
- a CDS encoding family 43 glycosylhydrolase produces the protein MYGLGNALRGGFIGAGLSLAVGAFAASNPVVTNMFTADPAGLVYNDTMYIFTGHDEAPAGHEGYIMNDWHIFSSGDMDTWVDRGAALSIKSFKWARGSAWASQTIERNGKFYWYVTVHDGRDFAVGVAVADHPAGPYKDAIGKALITSDMTAANSGVNYDIDPTVFIDDDGQAYIYWGNGAVMGYRLKENMVELQGNMFNVTPPSFTEAPYVHKRNGYYFLTYAYGWEERIGQATMKSPTGPVSNSKVIVGYNKNSNTSHQAFVEFHNQWYYIYHTGAIGGSFRRALCVDYAYYENDSTIANITMTDAGVKKVDHAPIRDGVYRIKARHSGLSLEDAASAVIQMDSEESESQLWALKRIDGYTYTLRNLETGKYLSFGKGNLLDTARTVETENRIVIENFNVDDGYRLYADTASEYLGDVLNISTEAGMPLVVWKQTGTQNQSFKFEYMGDESAYSSSSVEVAPESSSFEDVSSSSAEITSLVAAPGNLGARIVGVSRVDGLRFSQAADYALMNLHGMVVARGHAAQVSVRNLAPGAYVVRLGGRIQKIELR, from the coding sequence ATGTATGGATTGGGAAACGCCCTTCGGGGTGGTTTTATAGGTGCCGGGTTGTCGCTTGCTGTTGGTGCATTTGCCGCAAGCAATCCCGTTGTCACGAACATGTTCACGGCAGACCCCGCAGGGCTCGTTTACAACGATACCATGTATATCTTCACGGGGCATGACGAAGCGCCCGCCGGTCACGAAGGTTACATAATGAACGACTGGCACATATTCTCTTCGGGAGATATGGATACCTGGGTGGATCGCGGGGCCGCGCTTTCTATCAAGTCGTTCAAGTGGGCGCGTGGCAGTGCTTGGGCGAGCCAGACTATCGAACGTAACGGCAAGTTCTACTGGTACGTGACCGTGCACGACGGCAGGGACTTTGCGGTTGGCGTCGCCGTTGCGGACCATCCGGCAGGCCCGTACAAGGATGCCATCGGCAAGGCACTCATTACAAGCGACATGACTGCTGCGAATAGCGGCGTGAATTACGATATCGATCCGACCGTCTTTATCGATGACGACGGACAGGCCTATATTTATTGGGGCAACGGCGCCGTGATGGGCTACAGGCTCAAGGAAAATATGGTCGAACTGCAAGGCAACATGTTCAACGTGACGCCGCCCAGTTTTACCGAGGCTCCGTACGTTCATAAAAGGAACGGCTACTACTTTTTGACGTATGCCTACGGCTGGGAAGAACGCATTGGCCAGGCGACCATGAAAAGCCCGACGGGGCCCGTATCCAATTCCAAGGTCATTGTCGGCTACAACAAGAATTCCAACACGAGCCATCAGGCGTTCGTCGAATTCCATAACCAGTGGTATTACATATACCATACGGGCGCGATTGGCGGCAGTTTCCGCCGTGCGCTGTGCGTGGACTACGCCTACTACGAAAACGACTCGACCATCGCGAACATTACCATGACCGACGCGGGCGTAAAGAAGGTTGACCATGCGCCGATCAGGGATGGCGTTTACCGCATCAAGGCGCGGCACAGCGGCCTGAGTCTCGAAGATGCAGCTTCCGCGGTAATCCAGATGGATTCCGAAGAAAGTGAATCGCAGTTGTGGGCGCTCAAAAGAATCGACGGTTACACCTACACGCTCAGGAACCTCGAGACGGGAAAGTACCTTTCGTTCGGAAAGGGAAATCTGCTGGATACCGCAAGGACCGTCGAAACCGAAAACCGCATTGTCATCGAGAACTTTAACGTGGATGACGGTTACCGCCTGTACGCGGATACCGCAAGTGAATACCTGGGCGATGTCCTGAACATCTCTACGGAGGCGGGCATGCCGCTTGTCGTGTGGAAACAGACCGGGACGCAGAATCAGTCGTTCAAGTTTGAATACATGGGCGACGAATCTGCATATAGTTCTTCCAGCGTAGAGGTCGCGCCCGAAAGTTCCAGCTTCGAGGACGTGTCGAGCAGTTCCGCAGAAATTACGTCGTTGGTCGCGGCGCCTGGGAATCTTGGAGCGCGGATTGTCGGGGTTTCTCGCGTGGATGGGTTGCGTTTCTCGCAGGCTGCGGATTACGCCCTGATGAACCTGCACGGCATGGTGGTTGCCCGCGGGCACGCCGCGCAAGTTTCGGTGAGGAATCTTGCTCCCGGCGCATACGTGGTAAGGCTCGGCGGCCGCATCCAGAAAATCGAGCTGAGGTAA
- a CDS encoding glycosyl hydrolase 53 family protein yields the protein MFGLGKIIRKTALVLGAVAVAALARPYIVGVDVSWVLEDESLGAKYYDNGKQQDLFDILQNHGINFIRVRTFVNSCIGYAKESYSGANSNVCWCDLEHTIALAKRIKAHNMGFFLDFHMSDTWASIGHQDVPASWAGKSNAEMGKLAYNHVKTTMDALMKAGLRPDMVQVGNEINSRVAGVSLSKTADFANIINSGVRAVRETDPSIKIVMQHGQPRPEKGFADWYSKIHANIDYDAICGSTYGTTNNGQDWRDMFGLVVKNKKAVLSCEYTGERTALVNSVFYEFGDLGWGTFVWEPTRYSNKPMFDRDGQKYTANARLRELRDIAKKYNATLPDWVQNGKVVKKYNVKTTVAYGGSIAQSIEGSEISEGSKVTFTAVPQEGWEFVAWTGDNTGNGKEYTVASLGKDVNLGATFKFVGKDSLKYEAENGVFNKTVLESTHEGFSGKGYANLDNEVGSSLTLSVVAADEGDKDVKIVFANGSTANRPVSVAVNGKVQVESVDFGSTGAWESWDSSVVTLRLPAGASAITIASLTKDGGPNIDRIEFVDKNAVVPVNPGDSAVGDSGTTVLQRIPVRSNTLRNGGRNFLVNGRSVGALKNRASKIKIYSK from the coding sequence ATGTTTGGATTGGGAAAAATCATCAGGAAAACGGCGCTGGTTCTGGGTGCCGTGGCGGTTGCGGCGCTTGCGCGCCCGTATATCGTGGGTGTCGATGTCTCGTGGGTGCTCGAAGACGAGTCGTTAGGGGCAAAGTACTACGATAACGGCAAGCAGCAGGATCTCTTTGATATCCTGCAAAATCATGGAATCAACTTTATCCGCGTGCGCACCTTCGTGAATTCGTGCATCGGCTACGCCAAGGAGAGTTACTCCGGTGCAAATTCCAACGTGTGCTGGTGCGACCTGGAACATACCATTGCGCTCGCCAAGCGCATCAAGGCGCACAACATGGGGTTCTTCCTAGATTTCCACATGAGCGACACGTGGGCTTCCATCGGCCATCAGGATGTTCCGGCCTCTTGGGCGGGCAAGAGCAATGCCGAGATGGGCAAGCTCGCCTATAATCACGTGAAGACGACCATGGATGCGCTCATGAAGGCGGGGCTGCGCCCCGACATGGTGCAGGTGGGTAACGAAATCAACTCGAGGGTGGCGGGCGTTTCGCTGAGCAAGACGGCGGACTTCGCGAACATCATCAATTCGGGTGTGCGTGCGGTGCGCGAGACGGATCCTTCCATCAAGATTGTGATGCAGCATGGCCAGCCGCGCCCCGAGAAGGGCTTCGCGGATTGGTACAGCAAGATTCACGCGAATATCGACTACGATGCCATTTGCGGTTCCACCTACGGCACCACGAACAACGGGCAGGATTGGCGCGATATGTTCGGGCTCGTGGTCAAGAACAAGAAGGCGGTGCTGAGCTGCGAATATACGGGCGAACGTACGGCCCTCGTGAACTCGGTGTTCTATGAATTTGGAGACTTGGGCTGGGGGACCTTCGTGTGGGAACCGACCCGCTACAGCAACAAGCCGATGTTTGATCGCGACGGCCAGAAATATACGGCGAACGCGCGCCTTAGGGAATTGCGCGATATTGCGAAAAAATACAACGCGACGCTCCCGGACTGGGTGCAGAACGGCAAGGTCGTAAAGAAGTACAACGTGAAGACGACTGTCGCTTACGGCGGCTCGATTGCGCAGAGCATTGAAGGCAGTGAAATTTCGGAAGGCAGCAAGGTGACCTTTACCGCCGTTCCGCAGGAGGGCTGGGAATTTGTGGCGTGGACCGGCGACAATACGGGTAACGGCAAGGAATACACGGTGGCAAGTCTCGGCAAGGATGTGAACCTGGGCGCGACCTTCAAGTTCGTGGGCAAGGATTCGCTCAAGTACGAAGCGGAAAATGGCGTGTTCAACAAGACGGTTCTCGAGTCGACGCACGAGGGCTTTTCGGGCAAGGGCTACGCGAATCTCGATAACGAGGTGGGTTCTTCGCTGACGCTTTCCGTGGTTGCTGCCGACGAGGGCGATAAGGACGTGAAGATTGTCTTTGCGAACGGCTCTACGGCAAACCGCCCGGTAAGTGTTGCGGTGAATGGCAAGGTGCAGGTGGAATCGGTGGACTTCGGATCGACGGGTGCCTGGGAATCGTGGGATTCTAGCGTGGTGACGCTCAGGTTGCCTGCGGGTGCAAGCGCCATCACCATCGCATCGCTCACGAAGGATGGCGGCCCGAATATCGACCGCATCGAGTTCGTGGATAAAAACGCGGTGGTCCCTGTCAATCCTGGCGACTCGGCGGTGGGCGACAGCGGCACGACGGTACTCCAGAGGATCCCCGTGCGTAGCAATACGCTCCGTAACGGTGGCCGGAACTTCCTGGTGAACGGACGTTCTGTGGGTGCATTGAAGAACCGCGCGTCGAAAATTAAGATATATTCAAAGTAA
- a CDS encoding Eco47II family restriction endonuclease, producing MWDLEFISEEDFENHVRKTIENYRESLKSMTLKDFNKNIIDPVKFAFDKALYGISWQELINNEITRQRDKTNNNYIGYFHQYIFKYIDKCIVPPNGKDGGWDVIYKNPDGLYFAPNDECDELVHTIYVEMKNKHNTMNSSSAERTYKKMQQQLCNDDDCACYLVEAIANDSQNIVWETTVDKKKVHHKRIRRVSIDQFYNIVTGQSDAFYKVCMKLPEIIAKVAPQMTNDKNVDDTVYSELKKEAKHYKAGDEDVNLTLAMYMLGFSSYLGFNGTN from the coding sequence ATGTGGGATTTGGAATTTATATCAGAAGAAGATTTTGAAAACCACGTTAGGAAAACTATCGAAAATTACAGAGAATCCTTAAAGTCTATGACTTTAAAGGATTTCAACAAGAACATAATTGACCCGGTAAAATTTGCTTTTGATAAAGCTTTGTATGGAATATCTTGGCAGGAATTAATCAATAACGAAATAACTCGTCAAAGAGACAAGACGAATAATAATTATATAGGTTATTTCCACCAATACATATTTAAGTATATTGATAAATGCATCGTTCCTCCGAATGGCAAGGATGGAGGCTGGGATGTTATCTATAAAAATCCTGATGGATTATATTTTGCCCCCAATGATGAATGTGACGAACTAGTACATACGATTTACGTGGAAATGAAAAACAAGCACAACACGATGAACAGTTCAAGCGCCGAAAGAACCTATAAAAAGATGCAACAACAGTTATGTAATGATGATGATTGTGCTTGCTACCTCGTGGAGGCTATTGCAAATGATTCTCAAAATATCGTTTGGGAAACAACTGTTGACAAGAAAAAAGTGCATCACAAAAGAATCCGTCGTGTGAGCATAGATCAATTCTACAACATTGTCACGGGGCAATCTGATGCATTCTATAAGGTTTGTATGAAACTACCCGAAATAATTGCAAAAGTCGCGCCTCAAATGACAAATGATAAAAATGTTGATGACACCGTGTATTCTGAATTAAAAAAAGAGGCAAAACATTACAAGGCTGGTGATGAGGATGTAAATTTAACCTTAGCGATGTATATGCTTGGCTTTAGTTCTTATCTTGGATTTAATGGAACTAACTAA